The Larimichthys crocea isolate SSNF chromosome XXI, L_crocea_2.0, whole genome shotgun sequence genomic sequence CACCATTATAAGAGATGTTTGTGTAACTGACACCTAAATCAGAAAACTGTCATTCAGTGATTATTCTTtgtattacacatttttaaccCAAGaagttttttctgtttgaaattCTTTCCCAGATCCCAGGAAAGCATGTGCAATAAACCACAAAacctttttgacattttggaatcCAGTTCCACATCACTGGTTTGTACTTCCACATAAATGCAAAGAAGCAGATGCAAAATCCTGAAGTTTTTAGCTGAGGTGGGGAACTATAAGATTACAATGATGTGAGGTGTTTTTTGAGGTGTTTTTATGTATCATCACTCTGAATGTATCTCAATTTGTTTTATCTCCTGCAGGCCAGTGTGTTTGAGCGGGACGATGTCGCTCTCCCTCGTGTAGCTTCCTTCTTCCACCAAGAGGCGCttaagcaggaggaggaggccgaggCCATGCTGGGCTACCTGGCTGAGAGAGGTGGCAACTACTGTGGCAAGGACATCCAGGTGAAAACTGTTGCTTCTTTTGTAACCaacatttttatactttattatcTTTTAAAGGTTTCGACTGTGGATTATGTTAGTTTGTTAGAATGGAGCTAAATGTAACtattttatatactgttgtAATCAACAACATCATGTATTTTATAAATGTAGTGGACAAGTACAACTATGTCTACATTGTACTTTtgtgcagtacttgagtaaatgtactatGTTACTTTCCCCCACTCCTACAGAAGtcagtcagaggtcagaggtcaggttcAAGAGCATTTGTTGCCCGGAGACACTTCAGCAGGGTGGGGGAGGGTTGTTGCTCCTCATGGGTCCTGAGGAGCGTTTCGATAATCCGGTATGAAGACTTGATTTGTGGATCCATTTTGAAACTAAATTTATGATCTGAACATTATCTGTGAGACAGAGAAGCTTCAGTCTGTAACAGCATTCTCGTTTTACTCTGCCAGCGACCTCGCGTTCCTCCCAAAAAggatttatttttcctcctgtgCTATCCTTCATTTTGTCAGAGCAggtgtctctctatctgttccttttttttttcttcaaatggCAGAGAGATCTCATTTTGGAATGAAGCTCTTCATTTGGGCCAGGCGTTAGTGATAGGACGTGGGGGgctggagaaggagggagggatggaggttAAACCCTCAGAGACCTGCCCTCAGCTCTGGCTTAAAGCCGGTCAGGGTGTACATTTCCCCCCCCTGAGTTCCGGAAAATTGGCGAGATTAATGCTGCGGCAGAGGGACGGTGGTGCTGATGGCGTTTCCAGATGGCCAACGGCATCAGCGGCAGTGGCGTTGGCGCGTCGCAGCATGGCCTCTGACCATCGGCCCGGGTTTATGAGTCGTGTAAAATCGTTTCAGGACTGAGGCCCAGGGTCCAGTCAGCAGTAGTTTGGGACACCTTGTTATCCATCTCTCAAGTGCCGTGTACCTCAATGAAACAACACCTTGGACTCCTTCCATGTGCTCCAGATACAACATGAAAGCAAAATATCAAGCACAagggcttttattctgaagaaACTTTATCTTAGTTAGAACCACTGCTACAGAAGTCATGTTTAAAGAGTCTGGCACTCAGCACTTTGATATGAGACAACTAACTATTGCTTCAATCCATGTCTGTGACATTGCATCCAGACTGTTGTTTTGGAGTGTTTTGCCCAGCCAGATTTACTTaccttgctcagatttggtcagtTTCTCTTCATTTATGTGCTTCTATCAGGGTAAGTAGACTACATAGTAGGTAGAAGGCTGCCACCTTAATGTGCTCGGTGTTGTGTATTCTCCCGTGAAATCGGGAATTGAGGTGACTGTCTCCTATCATGTATAAAGGTTGCcacaatatgaaaatgtgaaagtcGCCCCAGAATCATCAGGGTCATCAGAATCATTCACCAAGTGTTATGGAGAAATTGCGgaaggtcagtggtgaggtcaggagggaagaaagtgttcaggaacctctgatgtcttatgctgtagtatttattgacacttggccaaggagaaatagagacactctcaaagttcatcagaagttcCTGAGTTTCTGAGTTCCTgggtctcacattctgccccaactcatgctggtggatagactttaaacctctacagataacaccacaaatactatatgcccagaattagtcaaagagaatgtttttacccatgcaggtgttattgtcaccTATATTCTAGTCTGAAGACACTGTTTACGCcaattggaacgtcaacggcaagcttTCTATTATGTGTAGGAAGGCaacaataggtctctttgacgATGGAGATAGACTGGCATCTGCTGTTCCCAATCAgagccaaacaattaatactgcagaggacctcaagacccacacatgaccttgtgtaacctaaggacaGAAAAATTCCATAATGCGGTTCACATCGATCTTTGAGGACACATCAAAATTTATTCAGATTCTTGCAAAATAATTAGCTTGGTGACAGGTCAAGTTTTAGTAGTGTACTTATTACTGTACTCAGTACTCTGCCTCTTATGCTGTTTATATGTATCTTTGATTAACAGAAGCCAGGCTGTGAGGGAGTTTGTGCAGTGTTACCGgctctggagctgctgctgctccagctgaAGGAAGAAGTCGGCGTCCTGATCGAGCTGAGCCAGCTGGCTCGGAACCAAGGAGACCCGCATACTGCCAGTGTCATGAAGAGCCACTTCCTCAGACCGCGGGTGGACCGTCTGAAACTGCTGGGAGATCTGCTCACCAGTGCCCGCCGGGTGGGCTGCACCAACGACCAGACAGGGGGGTTTGGGGAGTACATCCTCaatgagctgcaggaggagctgacTAGATGATTGATGTGCTTCAGTCAAAAGGtcctttcagacacaatgcgATTTGCGGTGTGTTATGTGCTGGATTTGGTACACTCCAGTAGCGTACTGTGCTGTACACTGTTAATAGCTTGACGAAACGAAAAAATAATTGTAGCAAGGTGCAAGCCATTGAAAATAATAGGTTTCAGGGCACATTGCTGTTATCGCAATGTGTCTTAAAGATGTGTGTgcggtggccgggaaccctcaatgctgcaaataaaagaaacgctgcaaacaaaaagaaacagcgctacaaataaaagacacgctacaaacaaaaagaaacagcgctgcaaataaaagaaagaaacgccgctgcaaataaaaagaaacgctgcaaacaaaaaaaactccacaacggAAGTGtattaccggggactatttttgccggtgcacctgtagttttttatgtgagtgaagaagaagaagaagaagaagaagaagaagaagaagaagaagaagaagtacagaagcgtattgcattcacttgaaaaaaataaattagacacctgatctcgtaattacgatataaggaaaggtgccttattggccactgcacttcggtaaagttagaaagatattggcacttccgggatcaataactcttaattgaaacattgttaaaacacaaaacatattttcaaccgtagtaagacagacaacaagctacaacctaatgttcatcacaacaagctacaacctaatgttcatcacaacaagctacaacctaatgttcatcacaacaagccatcctcggagccacatcaacaacattagtgtttactaggacttttcataatttctgggaatttttattaggaatattaatcaataactttaatatgatacagcactgcggtaacgctatctacactttaaaagctagtgcccgactacatcagtttgtacggtaaagcgtcttcatggtgccttcatgtacacctcggaaactcagaaatcaaataataatctcttttctaagatgaattatgcagatttagaaaagttattgtattattacttgttgtgatgaacattaggttgtagctcgttttgatgaacattaggttgtagctcgttgtgatgaacattaggttgtagctcgttgtctgtcttactacggttgaaaatatgcgttttgtgttttaacaacgtttcaattaagagttattgatctcggaagtgccaatatctttctaactttaccgaagtgcagtggccaatgaggcacctttccttatctcgtaattacgagagTTCCCGGCCACTGTACGTGTGTGATAAGATTagtcttttatatatttttctacagAGAACAAAAGTAAAATTTTCTCTTAAAATTAAAAGGACACAAAGGtgacattttggacattttattgtTAATCATTTTCCACAAGTTAAAGTTAAATAGATGTTAATGTCATCACTCTGCCTTCAGTACAGAGATATGTCCTATATGACATACGTAGCCTAGTTAAGGATAAAGACTTGAAGAGGTAAATTGCTTGCTTAGGTccatcaaaacagaaaaaaaacacattccagCAACTCAAACTGTGCAGGCtgtgtttagcctagcttagcacaaagagtAAAAGCAAGGGGAACCCACTAGCCTACGTCTAttaaaaaagagggggggggggcagctcTTAAACTGCCTAATTCAAACTGTTGCAAGATTCCCTTAAATATTTTACCTTTAATATCCTTCATGCTGCTAACTATGCAAACTATTTACAGACACTGCTAACTAGCCAGTTAGCTTCAGGCTtgataaaaagtgaaaatctcacttttaaataaaagttgtctgatttacattttatttaaagttcttTCAATATTCTccataaattacataaaaataataataatataaaaaaaacacctaaaacCTTAAACGtgctcatgttcatgttgtgcctgtttattttatttactttgttttacttttagaAGTGAATAATGGTAGATTTCGTGTGGCTGGAGAAACACTTTAATTGTACAATAAATTAAACCAATTGAGGATACAAACTTTGTTCAGGCcatttttagtttagcttagcattaagattGAAAGCAGGGGAAAACTTCCAACCcccagagaaaacaaaatgcaccTTCCAACACCACCAAAGCTGTCTGAATTACATTTTATGTCTTAATAGCTAACAAGCTAGTTTGTCCAGTTTGTTTTACCTGTTAGCACAGAGCTCAAATCTGGCAACCTTACAGGATTTAACGCTAGCACTAACAGTGATAACCAATGTTCATGTCTGTTTCATTTCTACACCTTTCAATAAACAAGGTGCAGCATAAATAAGAAAACTTTAACTTTACCCTGTCTTatgtattaaaatgatattttaaagaaacatttaaacatgtttttctacacAATGTATACATTTGAGgtattcactgtctgtgttcagGACAACCAGACCTTTTTTGATTCTTGTGCCTAAAGACACATTTCAGGTGGTTAAAAAAGTGCTAATGGTCATAAATCAGTCCTGTACTGAAGTagagaaatgtttcattaatgtacATCTGCATCTTCTGCTCGTGAACGTCTGTTttccaaaatataaatgtaattatatttttattatttattcaccATGTATTCAGGATTTCATCATATATTCTTGTTGTGTGACTTGGATTGGTTAGACAGAGCTCCGCTGTGAAGGAGAAGCTATGAGGTGTTTGTTTGATACTTACTGCTGAACAaaagtttgggttttttttgtgcactGTGTCATTAAGGTAGAAAAGGTCAGGTGATGATTTATAATATTTGTAAGCTGCAGATGGGATCTTTATCATTCAGAAAAGTCTGAAAGTTGTACAAAAACTCTGTttcatcttttcaaaataaagtttaaaataaaaataaagtactCTGTTTCATatctgttaaaaacatacaaaatactGACTTTACTGACTCCATATGTGTAATTCATTAAAATTTTGACCTCTAGATAATGTTTTAAGTGTGTTCAACTCCTGTTCAGACATAAACTTTAATAGCAGCAAAAAACATTAACAGCTTGTATTTAGTTGTCAAGGGTTAGTTCCTGTATTAAAACACCTGCCAATCATTTTTGGAGTTATAGTGATAATCCTCTGAGTGGAgggtttgaatattttaaaagcaCCCACAGAGTAC encodes the following:
- the zgc:172145 gene encoding ferritin light chain → MAEPAGKRLKSSLPLCTAHRSSATSRARHNLQAAVEEALCGVSSLLWDGAYRLQALASVFERDDVALPRVASFFHQEALKQEEEAEAMLGYLAERGGNYCGKDIQKPGCEGVCAVLPALELLLLQLKEEVGVLIELSQLARNQGDPHTASVMKSHFLRPRVDRLKLLGDLLTSARRVGCTNDQTGGFGEYILNELQEELTR